The genome window TGCTTTTGGAAAGATACcaaaaatgttcgatgtttttgaacgggtagtattgtagtcgtGGCCCTCCGCcaataggcaaagctacaggacccagACTGTACGCACTGAGTTTGATATAACTGGAGGTAAAAGTGAACTGAGGCGCAGTGTTCAAGTAGGCAACATGAAGGCTGATTATTTGCTTTGTTTTATCCTTACTCAACCTCTGAACGATATAAAAGAAATGTCTGGTTTGTTCCAAGATTCTTATAATTTTATGAGGTGAAGAGTTTAGTAAAGGTGAGTGCTCACATAATTcattatgtatttattcataatcaagaaaataaatgaaaactttGCTTTGTCTCTCAAGTTGTCATTGTTATTCATTCGATCTTCCTTGTTCATTCGCAACACATAGAACCTGTATCTTTCCTTAGGGAATGAGGACAAAGctaattttttcatgaatatttgAAAGAGTAGCATACCAATAGGCAGTATAATCACTGTGAATCTCTGTAGTAAACAATATCATACAGAAACataacataagtagatatcccatggtatagggcatttatgtcgtaacctttactgttatctcaagccgatagtccacgtagttctttacTCGTAAAGCTTTTTTTTCAACGATAGATTGCTATCTAGTCTAGGGACTAATGAACAACTTCTTTCTGTTCTATAATACTATAAATACTTCGTACAAGAGAATCCTCCATAGGGTATCCTATTCAAACTCTAATACTATTAGTACActtatcacgtacaccctgagtagcttcagaggtgggtgattgatacccaggtgttgctcctggatacttcgctcagtcgtaatgtgggcggggaaaggaggcaagtcgaagttcttcttccttcttctttgatcccagctggcgtgaacagcacctcctggtgcttctgacggcgtgaaggtcgccctcttctctgatgacaccactttgatgtaattttgtatgggccttacggcctcggttccgctccagtgggtAGGAAAAGGAggacagaaaggatagggacggcagacaacggtccgctgtgccctggggagaaggaagaatagggacggcagacaacggtccgctgtgccctggggagaaggaagaatagggacggcagacaacggtccgctgtgccctggggagaaggaagaatagggacggcagacaacggtccgctgtgccctgaggggatggaaagaatagggacggcagacacggtccgctgtgccctgggagaggaagaatagggacggcagacaacggtccgcgtgccctggggaaatgggaggacagggacggcagacaacggtccgctgtgccctgggttaatggaaggtcagggacggcagacaacggtccgctgtgccctgggggaatggaaggacagggacggcagacaacggtccgctgtgccctggggaaatgggaggacagggacggcagacaacggtccgctgtgccctggggaaatggaggacagggacggcagacaacggtccgctgtgccctagggagatgagaggtcagggacggcagacacggtccgctggccctgggggaatggaaggtcagggacggcagacaacggtccgctgtgccctggggaaatgggaggatagggacggcagacaacggtccgctgtgccctggggaaatgggaggacaggacggcagacaacggtccgctgtgccctagggtgatgggaggtcagggacggcagacaacggtccgcttgccctggggaaatgggaggacagggacggcagacaacggtccgctgtgccctagggagatggaggacagggacgcagacaacggtccgctgtgccctaggtatatgggaggacagggacggcagacaacggtccgctgtgccctagtagatgggaggtcagggacggcagacacggtgcgctgtgccctggggaaaggggaggacagggacggcagacaacggtccgctgtgccctggggaaaggggaggacagggacggcagacaacggtccgctgtgccctagggtgatgggaggtcagggacggcagacaacggtccgctgtgccctaggtagatgggaggtcaggacggcagacaacggtccgctgtgccctggggaatgggaggacagggacggcagacaacggtccgctgtgccctagggtgatgggaggtcagggacggcagacaacggtccgctgtgccctggggaatggaggacagggacggcgacaacggtccgctgtgccctagggagatgggaggacagggacggcagacaacggtccgctgtgccctaggtatatgggaggacagggacggcagacaacggtccgctgtgccctagggagatggaggttaggacgtacggcagccaaggggccgctgtaccagggcaggaggtcggggacgtacggcagccacgggccgctgtaccaggagcaggaaggttgtgagcggaatgctgtggactgggctcgtccggcgtttaaatactcccccaaagtggaggggatggagttgagccgccgccagaggcggtggaaaacgtctcgatgcgcggaagatggtgcgccatcggtacctcccttatctccgcggtcggctagcattgctgatagccgagcgtctttcaataatattatttattattttctcgtcacaattttactttgtgacacacTGCTTATGACTGTACTACACAATTTACCCgtaaagctgtgtgacgctggtagtctctcatattgtaccGTTCATACAATCTTACAcgaccaaaacagtaaaaatcgacaataatcggcagtaatcggcttgagttaacagtgaaagttgtgacataaacgccctgtaccatgggatatcacctataaatttggaagaaaaatagcacaaggactaccttattattttatctttcaatgttattacattagtggtatttgcattgtaaatgaataaataatatctatttacgttattgtttatctatggtaaCAGTCTCTTTTCTGTTAAACCTTTCTTTCtggaagaagatgaaaatatcATATTGTAATCTATCTTCAAATGAATATCTTATTCCACATAGtttaatcgacaataatcgacttgagttaacagtaaaaaatgtgacataaacgccctataccatgggatatctactttgtttctctatgataatcaCCATAAGCTGGCTAGCTTATCAGGCCGCtcaatcaaaaattattattttctttttttctaagATGGAATATTGCTTACCTTCTTGCATCAATTTCATTTGGTGACTTAGGTCTTCTTTGTCTTTCATTAGTTGATCGATGGTCTTCTTGTTTTCAGTCTCTCTCTCCTTCAACTGCACAAATAAGAAAACATAATACAACTTTCCATTAAtataatagatagatagatagatagataatttaGCAGCCACTGACCTCCTCTCAAAGGGGTGTAAGGACTTGTCAATCATTTAAATTACTCAACTTAAATTGTGCATTTATAATGTTTACACAACAACACAATGAGTTATTCTCTTCTGATGATACAGGATGAGTGTTAAATGATAGTTCTACAAATACAAAAAGTAACAAATGAATTAATCTTCTGATGAtacagaatgaatgaatgaatgatagtgATACAAAATAGATCGAATGGATCTATCTGTTATTGAAAAGGACACAACTTGAATAAGCACACACTCAGGAATGAATCACGAATTGTATAAGTCGTCCAATCTGATTGAGTATGTATCATCTTCTGATGATATAGAACGAATGTTCAATAAGGATCAACTTACACTTAAGCGACTCAGGTCAAGAAGAGACtagactctagtcgagagcttGTGTTTccaatggtgacactcagaccagtcgactctagtctccgcgactgtcaccatttgaaaacacatgctctcgagtAGAGTCGGGTCTCaactcgacctgagtcgcgtaagtgtgagttgagcatAATAAATCTCCTGATACAAAACGTATCAAATAAATCTATCTTCTGATGATACAGAACGAATGTTGAATGATAGTTCTACTTATACAGAACGAATGTTGAATGATAGTTCTACTTATACAAAACGaattatatgaatttatttatgatGATACATAACGAATAATGAATGATAGATCTAATGATACAAAACGTATCAAATGAATCTATCTTCTGATGATAcggaatgaatgatgaatgatagTTCCACTGCACTGATACAAAACGTATAAAATGAATCTATATTCGAATGATACAGATTAATGTTGAATACTAGTTCTACTGATTCAAAACGTATCAAATGAATCTATTTTCTGATGATACGGAATGAATGTTTAACAATATGCTACTGATACAGAACGCATCAAATGAATCAATCTTCTGATGATACAGAATGAATGTTGAATACTACCTAGTTCTAGAGATACTGAACGTATAAAATGAATCTATATTCGAATGATACAGATTAATgttgttctactgattcaaAACGTATCAAATGAATCTTCTGATGATACGGAATGAATGTTGAATGATAGTTCTACTGATACAGAACGTATCAAATGGATCTATCTTCTGATGATACAGAACGAATGTTGATTGATAGTTCTACTGAAACAGAACGTATCAAATGGATCTATCTTCTGATGATACGGAATGAATGTTGAATGATAGTTCTACTGAAACAGAACGTATCAAATGGATCTATCTTCTGATGATACAAAAAGAATGTTGATTGATAGTTCACTGAAACAGAACGTATCAAATGGATCTATCGTCTGATGGtatggaatgaatgaatgatacaaATCTTATCAAATGAATCTATCTTCTGATGTTATAGAATGTATGTTGAATACTAGTTCTACTGATACAAAATGTATCAAATGAATCTAGCTTCTGATGATACAGAACGAACGTTGAATGATAGTTCTACTGATACAAAACTTATTGAATGGATCCACCTGTTATTGAAAAGAGCACAACTTGAATAAGCACACACTCAGGGATGAAtcgaaatattgaaataagtcGTCCAACCTGATGGGAGTATGTATTTTCATAAACGTTTGTATATTGTAATTCAGTATGTAATTTGTCTATATAGATCTTGTCTCTATAGATCTAATGTTCAGATCTTGAACATTAATGTTGAGGTGAGtagattattttctatttataccTGAGttcaatactaataataattctaatgtttattattataaaccaCCCTCTATGTcgcgtttagtcacaatacttcacatagttgcttatgaggacatgtctaattgcaaagactaatcagtgtgagttgcgtcataaacaacaatgtgaagtattgtgactaaacgtgactgaACGTGACTAGACTTGTCTTAACTTACTGGTGCGCGCCTAGCCTAAGGGAGTGATCACATTAGATGCatgtatgtgcaagtgcaagtcgaatcatgcatgagaTGAAAAACACAATTTGTGCCAtcgaaacacgttgtgacttgcatgtagctgctcacacgctgaacgcaaccagcaagtgcacgctttCAGTGTGAGTATTCCTCACAGCTTTTTCCAGATTTAATTCTCATCTGCaagcttggtcatgcataaccaagcgtgtATTTGCTCATACGCATCCAATGTAATCAcacacttttattattattatcatttcatccactgaccaccTGTAAAAgaggtataaggatttgtcaatttcTCATTAATCAAAAAGTAAAATGTTATCTATCTTCTTTAACCTCCATCTTGAAGTTTGTAATAGTATATTCAaactatttttcgccacacagacaaataaataaataaattttccgaaagcaaaagtggaaggtcatagctctagcagaGGTactctgaatatcaggaaattgtccaagtatttttattttttattctgatttgtctaaataacctaaaagattatgttcaattatgtgggaggttgagtttatacttttttattctttcaaatgacaataagataatattattataaatgttttaattattgaataataaactcaaataatgaaaagttttttgatcagctgttttagcacacttgaaatttagcggccggaaagggtattctttccggccttagccggaaagaaacctgttctgacgtcaaacaagagtcgtctgcaaacaatgtctttcagatctacgtagggactggaaaacagctgctttctgtgcagtgtggcgaaaaaaatcAGTATATTCCTCCACTGAGTAGGCACATATGGATAGCagctcttttttcaataaaagtcTAAAAACTTTACCTGACGTTTCTTTCATGTGAGATGGCAATAAGTTGTACATCCAGATACTTGAACTCCTTATCCCTCGCTCATATATAGTACTTCGGTGTGCATCATCTCTCAAATTATTTCTGTGTCTGGTTGAATATTGGTGAAATATTTCTCCTGCATTGAACTCATTCATGTGTTTTTTAAAAGCAGATTGTTTTATGAATATAAAGGCTTGGGAGTGGGAGGATTCCAAGTTCTCTGAAGTAGGGCCGACAACTAGTTCGAATTGACTCCCCTATCATCACCCTCAATGCCCACTTCTGTAATCTAAACACCTCCACTACACTGCTGGAGTTACCCCAAAAAATGATTCCAAAGTTCATAATACACTtatggagtggccgtagtcgagtggatcagatgctggctttatgattcagaggcccgggttcaaatcccggcccgggcaagacaTTTATCTAGAGCCACTCCCTTGTTTTGAATGGACACGTTaattcgtcggtcccggctgcctggaAAGCATTCggtaggtcatgtcagaggccctgaaattgatcagttgcgacctgaaaactcttacaccagacctgagccagccaggtcactagatattattattagttattataaTACACTTAAGATAAATTGCTAGAAATAAACTGACCTTAACCAAATTGGAGTCCAAGGCCGCCATGTCAGCTCTGTGGCGGGCATGCAAGTCTTTGAGCTCCAACTCCTTGATGGTCTTCTCCTTTTCGAGGTCGCCGACCGTCTCCTCGGCAATCGACCTGGCGAGCGCCTCGCTGTCCGCACGCGCCAACGCGATCTGCAGCTGGTGTGCCAGGCTGCTCCTCTCCTCCTCCAGCTCCAGAACGGATCGCGACCTCTCCTCAGCCTCCTCCTTCAGCTCCTCGGCTTGGTCTTGTACAACGACTGtcacacacaaaacacacacactaaaatttacactatgaacagagacTGTAGAATTTCTCCATTTCAAGGCTCTTGCTTcaggataattattataataattatgaagagctacttgataattttttaaaggGCCATAGTAATTTTGttaaaaatcatttatataGAGAATATTCTCGAGAATAATTCCTTCTTAGATGGAATAAAGCAAGGTTGTCAGTTCCAATTATGtggatattgtcagttccattATGTGGATATTGTCAGTTCAAATATGtggatattgtcagttccaatTATGTGGATATGTCAGTTCCAATTATGtggatattgtcagttccaatTATGTGGATATTGTCAGTTCAAATTATGTGGATATTGTCAGTTTCAATTATGTGGATATTGTCAGTTCAAATTATGTGGATATTGTCAGTTCAAATTATGtggatattgtcagttccaatTATGTGGATATTGTCAGTTCAAATTATGTGGATATTGTCAGTTCAAATTATGtggatattgtcagttccaatATGTGGATATTGTCAGTTACAATAAAAGcgatattttattagaaatttgtattttgatttcattagtGTTACATTGAAAAGAATTATTGACTATGGGAActatagttggctaggtatttttcgtTCTTTCTATATTTTCAGCACACACCatcatgaagcctgtttttttattgcaatttgtattttgtgttaaatgggatagaattattgatttgtattttgtgttcaatgGGATAGAAATGTTGTTTGATTGATTATCACATACAATTAAGGATACTGTAACCGTGAGTATGGGTGGAGACCCTCCAACCATATGAAATATTATGAAAGGAgtaaaaaaatatacatttgCCACATACTTTGATCATGAACCCTTACAATAGGTAATACATTGAATTCAGATATCCAGCTAATTGCTAAAAGCAATATCCCTAATCACAGACTATTGAAGGAGACTGCAACAGTGAGAATGGATGGATTACCTCCAACTACTACCAAATATTAACACAAAGTATAAAACAATTCAAATTGCGGTTACTTGATTTTGAATCCCTCCAATAAGGAACACATGTATTTGAGATATGCTGCTGAATACAAAAAAATGCAATATATTTAATCACAGACTATTAAGGACAGTGCAACTGTGAGAATGGATAGAATCCCCTCAACTACTACCAAATATAATGACAAGAGTATAAAACAATACATATTCCAACTACTTTGTTGATGAAGCCATCCAATCAGTAACACATTGAATTTGAGTGAGGTTATCATATATACAAGAAAAGAAATATCTCTTATCACAGACTATTGAAGGACACTGTAACAGTGAGTATGGGTGGAATCCCTTTAACTACTACCAAATATTACGACAAGAGTATAAAACAATATATTCTCAAATTATTTGCTTATGAACCCTTACAATAGGTAATACATTGAATTTCAGATGAGCAGCTGATTGCAAAAAAAGCAATATCTCTTATTACAGGCAATTGAAGGACAGTGAAACAGTGAGAATAGATCGATTTCCTTCAATTACTAACAAATATTCTGACAAGAGTATGAAACATTCATTTTCAGATAGTTTTATCATGAACCCTTCCAATAGGTAATACATTGAATTTCAGATGTGGAGATGATTGCCTAATAAAACTAATAACTCTTATCACTGGctaaaacatttatttgaattaaCTACTTAAGATTTTTTGCAagtgatgtcagagatatcATATTTTGCCATTTGCCAAATGTTTCAAGTCACAATGTAatcaattttttacaaatttgaaaataattttatgaattaattgatattatgtACGAGTATTGATCAAGGTAAATTAATTTGAACTGTTTGCTAAGTTGTATGGGTTATGTAGTTCTCAATTTAGGTTATTATCTCAGCTATTTACAGAGATACAATATATCTAGTTATACCAtcttatagatctaatttttctgaacacaaccATATGCATAACTCAATTGGTCGAAAATGTGACTTATCAGCTTTTGTCATCTACAAGGACAGTGAAACTGTGAGTATGAGTGGAATCCCTTCAACTACTACCAAATATTAAGACAAAAGTATAAAACAATTCAAATTGCGGTTACTTTGATTTTGAATCCCTCCAATAAGGAACACATGTATTTGAGAGATGCTGCTGAATACAAAAAAATGCAATATATTTAATCACAGACTATTAAAGGACAGTGCAACTGTGAGAATGGATAGAATCCCCTCAACTACTACCAAATATAATGACAAGAGTATAAAACAATACATATTCCAACTACTTTGTTAGTGAAGCCCTCCAATAAGTAACACATTGATTTTGAGTGAGGTTATCATATATACAAGAAAAGAAATATCTCTTATCACAGACTATTGAAGGACACTGTAACAGTGAGTATGGGTGGAATCCCTTTAACTACTACCAAATATTACGACAAGAgtataaaacaatatatttctcaaattattgcTTATGAACCCTTACAATAGGTAATACATGAATTTCAGATGAGCAGCTGATTGCAAAAAAAGCAATATCTCTTATTACAGGCAATTGAAGGACAGTGAAACAGTGAGAATAGATCGATTTCCTTCAATTACTAACAAATATTCTGACAAGAGTATGAAACAATTCATTTTCAGATAGTTTTATCATGAACCCTTCCAATAGGTAATACATTGAATTTCAGATGTGGAGATGATTGCCTAATAAAACTAATAACTCTTATCACTGGctaaaacatttatttgaattaaCTACTTAAGATTTTTTGCAagtgatgtcagagatatcATATTTTGCCATTTGCCAAATGTTTCAAGTCACAATGTAATCAATTttttacaatttgaaaataattttatgaattaattgatattatgtACGAGTATTGATCAAGGTAAATTAATTTGAACTGTTTGCTAAGTTGTATGGGTTATGTAGTTCTCAATTTAGGTTATTATCTCAGCTATTTACAGAGATACAATATATCTAGTTATACCAtcttatagatctaatttttctgaacacaaccATATGCATAACTCAATTTGGTCGAAAATGTGACTTATCAGCTTTTGTCATCTACAAGGACAGTGAAACTGTGAGTATGAGTGGAATCCCTTCAACTACTACCAAATATTAAGACAAAAGTATAAAACGTTACATTTTTCAGATACTTTGATCATGAACCCTTATTTTATGTATAAAACAATACATATTCCAGCTACTTTGATCAGCTACATTTTTCAGATACTTTGATCAGATACTTTGATCATGAACCCTTGTTTTATGTATAATACAATACATATCCAGCTACTTTGCTTATGAAACCCTCCAATAAGTAACACATTTATTTTGAGTGAGGCTGTCATATACAAAAAATGCAATATCCCTTATCACCACCAATTATTGGAGGTATGAAGCAGCAACTCACAGAGAAATGCTGCTCAGTCTCCAGCTGATCGTGCAGCTCCTTCATCTGGAGGTCGTCGACCGAGTGCTGTGTCTTGAGTCGATGCATCTCGTCCTCGATGACTCGCTTGGCCTCGCGCAACTGTTGCACCTCGCGAGTCAGTTGCAGTTCGCGCGCGCGCAGGTGCGCCACCTCCGAGTTGGCCAGACCCAGTTCAGAGGACAGCGAACACTTCTTCGCCTGCTCCTGGTCCACCTGTGCCTGCAGCGTCTTCGACTGCAACCAACAAAGAATCAATCAAACACATGTCATTGCAACAcatatcaatcatcaatcaatcaatgtttcaAAACCAATATTGGtttgaattcaatagacacaggttcaagaaaagtttattttcctggttggttgatattggagtggaaaattgtgaaaatttagttagactgtaaatattgaaactattatttattcttcattcttctctttactgtttttcatttttctaaaaataacctttcttattattatccttaatagaacatcaatatttatctactaatttcataattttgtttgtattatagaTTTTTACtataaaaactttaatcccatatcagtggatgaagtttgtaaatagtaattataacacgcaataagcaactaattacttataccccaacacatataatttatagtgggtgtatatttattcattgaaattatcatttattcattg of Nilaparvata lugens isolate BPH unplaced genomic scaffold, ASM1435652v1 scaffold7411, whole genome shotgun sequence contains these proteins:
- the LOC120356652 gene encoding rho-associated protein kinase 2-like; its protein translation is SKTLQAQVDQEQAKKCSLSSELGLANSEVAHLRARELQLTREVQQLREAKRVIEDEMHRLKTQHSVDDLQMKELHDQLETEQHFSVSCCFIPPIIGVVVQDQAEELKEEAEERSRSVLELEEERSSLAHQLQIALARADSEALARSIAEETVGDLEKEKTIKELELKDLHARHRADMAALDSNLVKLKERETENKKTIDQLMKDKEDLSHQMKLMQEDVRSAAGSVEELERLRNN